One Candidatus Tumulicola sp. genomic window carries:
- a CDS encoding enoyl-CoA hydratase-related protein, whose translation METVVLTREGPIARVTLNRPEVRNALDQPAIAALTKIFTDLAGDDALRLVVLDGAGSVFCGGADIKYMQASLAWSQQENFDDALRLSHMFRAINECPVPVLAKVQGAALGGGAGLLVACDSVIASDDAIFGFTEVKLGIVPAVISPFVVRKIGETHARALFTTGERFDATRALRIGLVHEVVPAAGLDAAVQRKVEESLSAGPQAARTAKEIAKTVGSMPLSDAQPWTARRIAERRASAEGQEGLRAFIEKRKPNWR comes from the coding sequence ATGGAAACCGTCGTGCTGACCAGAGAGGGCCCGATCGCCCGGGTGACGCTGAACCGCCCGGAGGTGCGCAATGCGCTCGATCAGCCGGCGATCGCCGCCCTGACGAAGATCTTCACAGACCTCGCGGGCGACGACGCGCTGCGCCTCGTGGTGCTCGACGGAGCGGGAAGCGTGTTCTGCGGCGGCGCCGACATCAAGTACATGCAAGCGAGCCTCGCATGGTCGCAGCAAGAGAATTTCGACGACGCGCTCCGCCTCTCGCACATGTTCCGCGCCATCAACGAGTGTCCGGTTCCGGTGCTCGCAAAGGTTCAAGGCGCGGCGCTGGGCGGCGGAGCAGGTCTGCTCGTGGCATGCGACAGCGTCATCGCAAGCGATGACGCCATTTTCGGATTCACGGAAGTCAAACTCGGCATCGTGCCGGCGGTCATCTCGCCCTTCGTCGTGCGCAAGATCGGTGAGACGCACGCACGAGCGCTGTTCACCACCGGTGAACGCTTCGATGCGACGCGCGCCCTACGGATCGGCTTGGTGCACGAAGTCGTGCCGGCCGCCGGATTGGATGCAGCGGTGCAGCGGAAGGTCGAAGAGTCGCTAAGCGCCGGCCCGCAGGCGGCGCGGACGGCGAAGGAAATCGCGAAAACCGTCGGCTCGATGCCGCTCTCGGACGCGCAGCCATGGACGGCACGCCGCATCGCTGAGCGCCGAGCCAGCGCCGAAGGTCAGGAAGGCCTGCGCGCGTTCATCGAAAAGCGCAAGCCGAATTGGCGGTAA
- a CDS encoding carboxyl transferase domain-containing protein — MAVIASRVDPASKEYADNRAYFLALLEELRRRHELVSHGGGAEAMAKHVARKKLPVRERVARLLDPQSPFLELSSLAAWDMYKGEAPAAGLVTGIGVIEGVQCVVIANDATVKGGTYFPITVKKHLRAQEIAEQNHLPCVYLVDSGGAFLPLQDKVFPDREHFGRIFYNQARMSSKGIPQIAAVMGSCTAGGAYVPAMSDETIIVKGEGTIFLAGPPLVKAATGEIVTAEELGGADVHSRVSGVTDHYALSDEHALAMCREIVTHLSKRKTVPWLVREARPPKYDPAELYGIVQRDWRKSYEVREVIARIVDASEFHEFKALYGQTLVCGFAHIEGQPVGILANNGILFSESALKATHFIELCCQRGVPLVFLQNITGFMVGKKYEEGGIAKDGAKMVMAVANAEVPKFTVIIGGSFGAGNYGMCGRAYSPRQLWMWPNARISVMGGAQAASVLLTVRLEALEKQGKTMSHEEREAFTRPILERYEAEGNPYYSTARLWDDGIIDPADTRAVLALGISAAANAPLPATRFGVFRM, encoded by the coding sequence ATGGCCGTCATCGCATCGCGCGTGGATCCAGCTTCCAAAGAGTACGCGGATAATCGCGCGTATTTTTTAGCGCTGCTCGAAGAGCTGCGCCGGCGACACGAACTCGTCAGCCACGGCGGCGGCGCAGAGGCGATGGCCAAACACGTCGCACGCAAGAAACTGCCGGTGCGCGAACGCGTGGCGCGGCTGCTCGATCCGCAGAGCCCGTTCCTGGAGCTATCCTCGCTGGCTGCGTGGGATATGTACAAGGGCGAGGCGCCCGCTGCAGGCCTGGTCACCGGCATCGGGGTCATCGAAGGCGTCCAGTGCGTGGTCATCGCCAACGACGCCACCGTCAAAGGCGGAACATACTTCCCGATCACGGTCAAGAAGCATCTGCGCGCGCAGGAGATCGCCGAGCAGAATCATCTGCCGTGCGTCTATCTGGTGGACTCGGGCGGCGCGTTCTTGCCGCTGCAAGACAAGGTGTTTCCCGATCGCGAGCATTTCGGGCGCATTTTCTACAACCAGGCGCGCATGTCGAGCAAGGGCATCCCGCAGATCGCGGCGGTGATGGGATCGTGCACGGCCGGCGGCGCGTATGTGCCGGCGATGTCGGACGAGACGATCATCGTCAAAGGCGAAGGCACGATATTCCTCGCCGGGCCGCCGCTCGTGAAAGCGGCGACGGGCGAGATCGTGACCGCTGAAGAGCTCGGCGGCGCCGACGTGCATTCCCGGGTTTCCGGCGTCACCGATCACTACGCGCTTTCGGACGAGCACGCATTGGCGATGTGCCGCGAGATCGTCACTCACCTGAGCAAGCGCAAGACCGTGCCCTGGCTAGTGCGCGAAGCTCGGCCGCCGAAATACGATCCGGCAGAGCTCTACGGCATCGTGCAGCGCGACTGGCGCAAGTCCTACGAAGTGCGCGAGGTGATCGCCCGCATCGTCGATGCGAGCGAGTTTCACGAGTTCAAGGCGCTCTACGGGCAGACGCTGGTGTGCGGGTTCGCGCACATCGAAGGCCAACCGGTGGGCATTCTGGCCAACAACGGCATCTTGTTCTCTGAGAGCGCGCTGAAGGCCACGCACTTCATCGAGCTCTGCTGCCAGCGCGGCGTGCCGCTGGTCTTCTTGCAGAACATCACCGGCTTCATGGTCGGCAAGAAATACGAAGAGGGCGGCATCGCCAAGGACGGCGCCAAGATGGTGATGGCCGTGGCCAACGCGGAGGTGCCGAAGTTCACGGTGATCATCGGCGGTTCGTTCGGCGCGGGCAACTACGGGATGTGCGGTCGCGCGTACTCGCCGCGCCAGTTATGGATGTGGCCCAACGCGCGCATCTCGGTCATGGGCGGAGCGCAGGCGGCCAGCGTGCTCTTGACCGTGCGCCTGGAAGCGTTGGAAAAACAGGGCAAGACGATGTCGCACGAGGAGCGCGAGGCGTTCACGCGGCCCATCCTCGAGCGCTACGAAGCCGAAGGCAACCCGTACTACAGCACGGCGCGCTTGTGGGATGACGGCATCATCGATCCGGCGGATACGCGAGCCGTGCTGGCGCTCGGCATTTCGGCCGCCGCGAATGCGCCGTTGCCCGCGACGCGCTTCGGCGTCTTCCGAATGTAA
- the ftcD gene encoding glutamate formimidoyltransferase, protein MASVFECVPNVSEGRRRDVIEAIGAAASDGPGVVLVDTQSDASHNRSVYTLVGTADGVLDSALRLAGAAIERIDLRTQRGEHPRMGAVDVIPFVPLSGASMDEAIELARRCANEIWQRHRVPSYFYERAATKPERRDLAAIRKGQFEGLLTAVKDPARHPDVGEAELHASAGAVAIGARDFLIAYNVNLATSDLKLAERIAVAVRQRSGGLLGIKALGFTLTKDVVQVSMNLVDINAAPLHRVTELVRREAAAAGVSVCGCELVGLAPLSAIAAAAAYYLHLERIDSAQVTW, encoded by the coding sequence ATGGCCAGCGTCTTCGAATGCGTGCCCAACGTTTCCGAAGGCCGGCGTCGCGACGTGATCGAGGCGATCGGCGCCGCCGCTTCTGACGGGCCCGGCGTCGTGCTCGTCGACACGCAAAGCGATGCATCGCACAATCGCTCCGTGTACACACTCGTCGGCACGGCTGACGGCGTCCTTGACTCCGCTTTGCGGCTTGCCGGCGCCGCCATCGAGCGCATCGACCTTCGCACCCAACGCGGCGAGCATCCCCGCATGGGTGCGGTGGACGTGATCCCGTTCGTGCCCTTGAGCGGGGCGAGCATGGATGAAGCCATCGAACTCGCGCGCCGCTGCGCGAACGAGATCTGGCAGCGTCACCGTGTGCCTTCCTATTTCTACGAGCGCGCCGCGACAAAACCGGAGCGGCGCGATCTGGCGGCGATCCGCAAGGGGCAATTCGAAGGCTTGCTGACCGCGGTGAAGGACCCGGCGCGCCACCCCGACGTCGGCGAAGCGGAGCTCCATGCCAGCGCCGGTGCCGTCGCCATAGGCGCGCGCGATTTTTTGATCGCCTACAACGTCAATCTCGCGACGTCGGATCTGAAACTCGCCGAACGCATCGCCGTCGCCGTGCGCCAGCGCAGCGGCGGACTGCTGGGCATCAAAGCCCTTGGCTTCACCTTGACCAAAGACGTCGTGCAGGTCTCGATGAACCTCGTCGACATCAACGCGGCCCCGCTGCACCGTGTGACCGAACTCGTGCGCCGCGAGGCAGCGGCCGCCGGCGTCAGCGTGTGCGGTTGCGAACTTGTGGGCCTTGCGCCGCTCTCGGCGATCGCCGCGGCTGCCGCGTACTACCTCCATCTCGAGCGCATCGATTCAGCGCAGGTCACGTGGTAG
- the hutI gene encoding imidazolonepropionase produces MVASLSGASTYALFNATLVTLAPLAARLPKGGPVSEDDLGLVKGGVLVVEDGVIKAAGSREACAQAISELLVRQRASLPEIDMRGDVVMPGFVDAHTHALFAGNRIADFDALIAGEKPLLGIRYTVEQTRACGIEALVAIGRRHLGLMRAHGTTTAEIKSGYALTAEGEGAMLQAMRMLDQDNAMPRVVATFCGAHALPPEFEDFDAFTDALVTDFLPVVSDLGIARFADAFCETGFFSVEQSRRFLQACAAKGMGLRIHADELAASGGAKLAAQLHCTSADHLNYIGEDDIAALRESSTTAVLCPTTAEFLGLARRAPARALIEAGVPVALATDFNPGTSPCYSLQAVAHSARRSLHMSSPEVIAGLTLYPALSLGLGQKVGALAPGRLADLVVLDTPDYRELSYFFGGNLVRTTLCGVKND; encoded by the coding sequence GTGGTAGCGTCTCTTTCCGGAGCGTCGACCTACGCGCTTTTCAATGCCACGCTCGTGACGCTCGCGCCGCTTGCCGCGCGGCTGCCCAAGGGCGGGCCGGTTTCAGAAGATGACCTCGGTCTCGTCAAAGGTGGCGTGCTAGTCGTTGAGGACGGCGTCATCAAAGCCGCGGGCTCGCGCGAGGCGTGCGCGCAAGCGATCAGCGAGCTGCTCGTGCGCCAGCGCGCCAGCCTGCCGGAGATCGACATGCGCGGCGATGTGGTCATGCCGGGATTTGTCGACGCGCACACGCACGCGCTCTTCGCCGGCAATCGCATCGCCGATTTCGACGCGTTGATCGCCGGCGAAAAGCCGCTACTCGGCATCCGCTACACGGTCGAGCAGACCAGGGCCTGCGGCATCGAAGCGCTCGTCGCGATCGGGCGGCGGCACTTGGGGCTCATGCGCGCGCACGGCACCACGACTGCGGAGATCAAGAGCGGCTACGCGCTCACCGCCGAAGGCGAAGGCGCGATGCTCCAGGCGATGCGCATGCTCGACCAGGACAACGCGATGCCCCGCGTGGTGGCAACGTTTTGCGGCGCGCACGCGCTGCCCCCGGAATTCGAGGATTTCGATGCGTTCACCGATGCGCTCGTCACCGACTTCCTGCCGGTGGTGTCGGATCTCGGCATCGCCCGCTTCGCCGACGCTTTTTGCGAAACCGGATTCTTCAGCGTGGAGCAGAGCCGGCGCTTCCTTCAGGCCTGCGCGGCCAAAGGCATGGGCCTGCGCATTCACGCGGACGAGCTCGCCGCGAGCGGCGGCGCTAAGCTCGCCGCGCAACTCCACTGCACCTCCGCCGATCACCTCAACTACATCGGCGAGGACGACATCGCTGCGCTGCGCGAGAGCAGCACGACCGCGGTGCTCTGTCCGACCACCGCTGAGTTTCTCGGTCTTGCGCGGCGTGCGCCGGCTCGAGCGCTGATCGAAGCAGGCGTTCCCGTCGCGTTGGCCACGGACTTCAACCCTGGCACGTCGCCTTGTTACTCGCTGCAAGCGGTGGCGCACAGCGCTCGGCGCTCCCTGCACATGAGCAGCCCGGAAGTCATCGCGGGACTCACGCTGTATCCGGCGCTCTCACTCGGGCTGGGGCAAAAAGTTGGAGCGCTAGCGCCCGGCCGGCTAGCGGACCTCGTGGTCTTGGACACCCCCGACTATCGAGAGTTAAGCTACTTTTTTGGCGGCAATCTTGTTAGAACGACCCTGTGCGGGGTAAAAAATGATTAG
- a CDS encoding ATP-binding protein — protein MNALGMGKTTRGGAAQPFRATFPSAYRSVAEARHAATEFAIQCGFSLADVCDIALAVGEACNNAAEHGHVEQGHFSVGCSFDGQDLRVQIADGGCGFDLAGKGLGQLGEPAQRGLGIFIMRALMDDVSYDMTDRGTSVEIVKRLSKNGASAGPRS, from the coding sequence GTGAACGCGCTTGGAATGGGAAAAACGACGAGGGGTGGGGCGGCGCAGCCGTTTCGAGCGACGTTTCCAAGCGCTTACCGCTCGGTCGCCGAAGCCCGGCATGCCGCGACTGAATTCGCCATTCAATGCGGTTTCTCGCTCGCCGATGTCTGCGACATCGCCCTCGCGGTCGGTGAAGCGTGCAATAACGCCGCCGAGCACGGCCACGTCGAGCAAGGTCACTTTTCGGTTGGTTGCTCGTTCGACGGACAAGATCTGCGCGTGCAGATCGCGGATGGCGGCTGCGGCTTTGATCTCGCGGGCAAGGGCCTGGGGCAGCTCGGCGAGCCTGCCCAGCGCGGGCTCGGCATCTTCATCATGCGGGCGCTCATGGACGATGTCAGCTACGACATGACGGATCGCGGCACGAGCGTCGAAATCGTGAAGCGTTTGTCGAAGAATGGAGCTAGCGCGGGACCACGCTCCTGA
- the pfp gene encoding diphosphate--fructose-6-phosphate 1-phosphotransferase, translated as MARTLGILVGGGPAPGINGVIASAAIEAVNEGCRVVGIYDGYRWLVLGDATHTTELQIEDVSRIHWTGGSILRTSRTNPAKDAQSLGNCVKTLRELDVTHLVCIGGDDTTFGAAKIAEAAGGKLQVATVPKTIDNDLPLPDNMPAFGFETARAVGSNIVESLMEDAKTTTRWYIVICMGRKSGALSLGICKAAGATLAVIPEEFAAGALSLEAVADIIIGAMIKRRAMGHDHGVAVVAEGVVERLDESTLAALADMPRDQYGHIRLTDVDLGDQLRTVIRKRVQDLSLADMTVVMKDIGYELRCAKPLPFDLEYTRTLGYGAVRYLLGGGSGAMVALRGGKVEPVTLEDMLDPQTGRVRVRLVDTKTEAYEVGRKYMIRLENSDFETPRVEKLATAAGLTPAAFTARFRSVVPR; from the coding sequence ATGGCGCGAACGCTCGGCATCCTCGTCGGCGGCGGACCTGCACCGGGAATCAACGGCGTCATCGCGTCTGCCGCCATCGAGGCCGTGAACGAAGGTTGTCGCGTCGTGGGCATCTACGATGGCTATCGCTGGCTGGTGCTCGGCGACGCGACGCACACCACCGAGCTGCAGATCGAGGACGTGAGCCGCATCCATTGGACGGGCGGCTCGATCTTGCGCACGTCGCGCACCAACCCGGCAAAAGACGCGCAATCGCTCGGCAACTGCGTGAAGACGCTGCGCGAGCTTGACGTCACGCATCTCGTGTGCATCGGCGGCGACGACACGACCTTCGGCGCGGCCAAGATCGCGGAAGCGGCCGGCGGCAAGCTCCAGGTCGCGACGGTGCCGAAGACGATCGACAACGACTTGCCGCTACCCGACAACATGCCGGCGTTCGGGTTCGAAACCGCGCGCGCCGTCGGCTCGAACATCGTCGAGAGCCTGATGGAAGACGCCAAGACCACCACGCGCTGGTACATCGTCATCTGCATGGGACGCAAGTCCGGCGCGCTGTCGCTCGGCATCTGCAAGGCGGCCGGGGCGACGCTCGCCGTGATCCCCGAAGAATTCGCCGCAGGCGCGCTTTCCTTGGAGGCCGTGGCCGACATCATCATCGGTGCCATGATCAAGCGACGAGCGATGGGTCATGACCACGGGGTTGCCGTCGTGGCAGAGGGGGTCGTCGAGCGACTGGACGAGAGCACGCTTGCGGCCCTTGCAGACATGCCCCGCGACCAATACGGTCACATCCGCCTCACTGACGTCGACCTCGGCGATCAACTGCGTACGGTCATCCGCAAGCGCGTTCAGGATTTGTCGCTTGCTGACATGACCGTGGTGATGAAGGACATCGGCTATGAGCTGCGCTGCGCCAAACCGCTGCCGTTCGATCTCGAGTACACGCGCACGCTCGGCTACGGCGCGGTGCGCTACTTGCTCGGCGGCGGATCCGGGGCGATGGTCGCGCTGCGCGGTGGCAAAGTCGAACCTGTGACGCTTGAGGACATGCTCGATCCTCAGACAGGCAGGGTGCGGGTTCGACTGGTCGACACCAAGACCGAGGCGTACGAAGTTGGGCGCAAATACATGATCAGGCTTGAAAACTCCGACTTCGAGACGCCGCGCGTGGAAAAACTCGCGACCGCGGCAGGACTCACTCCCGCGGCGTTCACCGCGCGCTTCAGGAGCGTGGTCCCGCGCTAG
- a CDS encoding ATP-dependent Clp protease ATP-binding subunit, whose translation MSMWEPFTERARRSIVLAQEEAQRLGNNYIGTEHILLGIISEGESLAAKVLETLGVNLAKVRAEVEAIVGRGGQTVQQEMVFTPRAKRVIELAFEEARQLNHNYIGTEHLLLGLIREGEGVAARVLTNLGVDPAKVRVQTTSLLGAETQSQTAAKGKSKTPTLDAYGRDLTQLAREGKLDPVIGRNTEIERVVQILSRRTKNNPALIGEPGVGKTAIAEGLAQRVINGDVPELLRDKRVITLDLAGLVAGTKYRGEFEERMKRVMDEIRAAAGEIILFIDELHTLVGAGAAEGAIDASNIIKPALARGELQCIGATTLNEFRKHIEKDSALERRFQSIMVGEPSVEETVEILKGLRDRYEAHHRVKITDEALEAAARLSARYISDRFLPDKAVDLMDEAASRVRLQSTSLPPEIREVETEIRKVKAEKEAAIKAQEFEKAAQIRDKEEKLRAKKATMEAEWVEKRSEKGERVNSVGPEEIAHIVSTWTRIPVSKLKEEETAKLLHMDDSIHKRIVGQDEAIKVISRAIRRARAGLKNPKRPIGSFIFLGPTGVGKTELARTLAEFMFDDADNMVRIDMSEYMEKYSVSRLVGAPPGYVGYEEGGQLTESVRRRPYTVVLLDEIEKAHPDVFNLLLQVLEDGRLTDSQGRVVDFKNTVIIMTSNIGALGMQKNAEIGFRPVKEEGSVAVRYERMKNKILEEIKHVFRPEFLNRVDEIVVFHSLDIDQIKQIVSLELAKVVKELENQHMTLTATEAARDLIAKEGWDPAFGARPLRRAIGRLVEDPLSEELLRGTFKVGDAILFDVEDGKSVFRKAGEPLKPPPTEKEPAPGPSSN comes from the coding sequence ATGTCAATGTGGGAGCCGTTCACGGAGCGCGCCAGGCGCAGCATCGTGCTGGCCCAAGAAGAAGCGCAGCGCCTCGGCAACAACTACATTGGAACGGAACACATCCTCCTCGGCATCATCAGCGAAGGCGAGAGCCTTGCCGCCAAAGTGTTGGAAACTCTAGGAGTCAACCTGGCGAAGGTTCGCGCGGAAGTTGAGGCGATCGTCGGGCGCGGTGGTCAAACCGTGCAGCAGGAGATGGTGTTCACGCCCCGCGCAAAACGCGTGATCGAACTGGCCTTCGAAGAAGCGCGCCAACTCAATCACAACTACATCGGAACCGAGCACTTGCTGCTCGGCCTCATCAGGGAAGGCGAAGGCGTCGCGGCGCGCGTCCTGACCAACCTCGGCGTCGACCCGGCAAAGGTGCGCGTCCAAACCACCTCGCTGCTAGGCGCCGAAACGCAGTCGCAAACCGCCGCCAAAGGCAAGAGCAAGACGCCGACGCTCGATGCCTATGGCCGCGACCTCACGCAGCTCGCCCGCGAGGGCAAGCTCGACCCGGTCATCGGCCGCAACACCGAGATCGAGCGCGTCGTGCAGATCCTCTCGCGGCGAACGAAGAACAACCCGGCGCTCATCGGCGAGCCCGGCGTCGGCAAGACCGCCATCGCCGAGGGTCTGGCCCAACGCGTCATCAACGGCGACGTGCCCGAATTGCTGCGCGACAAGCGCGTCATCACGCTCGACCTTGCCGGATTGGTGGCAGGCACCAAGTACCGCGGCGAGTTCGAAGAGCGCATGAAACGCGTGATGGACGAGATCCGCGCCGCGGCCGGCGAAATCATCTTATTCATCGACGAACTGCACACGCTGGTCGGCGCTGGCGCGGCCGAAGGCGCGATCGACGCCAGCAATATCATCAAGCCGGCGCTCGCGCGCGGCGAACTGCAATGCATCGGCGCGACCACTCTCAACGAGTTCCGCAAGCACATCGAAAAAGATTCAGCGCTGGAGCGCCGTTTCCAATCCATCATGGTCGGAGAACCATCGGTCGAAGAAACGGTGGAGATCCTCAAGGGTCTTCGCGATCGCTACGAGGCGCATCACCGCGTCAAGATCACGGACGAAGCGCTGGAAGCTGCCGCGCGCCTGTCCGCCCGCTACATCAGCGACCGCTTCTTGCCCGACAAGGCCGTGGATCTCATGGACGAGGCCGCCTCGCGCGTGCGCCTGCAGTCCACCTCGCTGCCGCCGGAGATCCGCGAGGTCGAGACCGAGATCCGCAAGGTGAAGGCCGAGAAAGAGGCCGCCATCAAAGCGCAAGAGTTCGAGAAGGCCGCGCAGATCCGCGATAAAGAGGAGAAACTGCGCGCCAAGAAGGCGACGATGGAAGCCGAGTGGGTCGAAAAGCGCAGCGAGAAGGGCGAGCGGGTCAATTCCGTCGGGCCCGAGGAGATCGCGCACATCGTTTCCACCTGGACGCGCATCCCGGTCAGCAAGCTCAAAGAAGAAGAGACGGCAAAGCTGCTGCACATGGACGACTCGATCCATAAACGCATCGTCGGCCAAGACGAGGCGATCAAAGTGATCTCGCGCGCGATCCGCCGCGCGCGCGCAGGTCTGAAGAATCCCAAACGCCCCATCGGCTCGTTCATCTTCTTGGGGCCGACTGGCGTCGGCAAGACCGAACTCGCGCGCACGCTGGCCGAGTTCATGTTCGACGACGCCGACAACATGGTGCGCATCGATATGTCCGAGTACATGGAGAAGTATTCCGTGTCGCGGCTGGTCGGCGCGCCTCCCGGCTACGTCGGCTACGAAGAAGGCGGCCAACTCACCGAATCGGTGCGCCGTCGCCCCTACACGGTGGTGCTGCTCGACGAGATCGAAAAAGCCCACCCGGATGTTTTCAACCTGCTCTTGCAAGTGCTCGAAGATGGCCGCCTGACGGACAGTCAGGGCCGCGTCGTGGACTTCAAGAACACGGTCATCATCATGACCAGCAACATCGGCGCGCTCGGCATGCAGAAGAACGCCGAGATCGGCTTCCGGCCGGTCAAAGAAGAAGGCTCGGTCGCCGTACGCTACGAGCGGATGAAGAACAAGATCCTGGAAGAGATCAAGCACGTCTTCCGGCCGGAGTTCCTCAACCGCGTCGACGAAATCGTGGTCTTCCACTCGCTCGACATCGACCAGATCAAGCAGATCGTGTCGCTCGAGCTGGCCAAAGTCGTCAAGGAACTCGAGAACCAGCACATGACGCTCACGGCGACCGAAGCCGCGCGCGACCTCATCGCCAAGGAAGGCTGGGACCCGGCGTTCGGCGCGCGCCCGCTGCGGCGCGCGATCGGCCGCCTGGTCGAGGATCCGCTGTCCGAAGAGCTGCTGCGCGGCACGTTCAAGGTCGGCGACGCGATCCTGTTCGACGTCGAAGACGGCAAGAGCGTTTTCCGCAAGGCCGGCGAACCGCTCAAGCCGCCGCCGACGGAGAAAGAACCCGCTCCCGGACCGTCGAGCAACTGA
- the mptA gene encoding GTP cyclohydrolase MptA: protein MTESRHFVALALGSNLGDRQGNLAAALQQLRSAVDISRISSLYETAPVGFAQQPDFLNLTCVGSTLLEPRALRDAMLRAERFVGRAASFPMGPRAIDIDLLLYDDLVLREPDLTIPHPRMTERAFVLVPLAEIAPDVVHPVARRSVRELAAAVDSGGVRRCEGGLVARIRHDMQAQRPEVPLALNRAGVSGVKSVLNVAFAGSRQTSTVATIDVYADLDAQHSGVHMSRFSQDLEDALADIAREPAKGIDSFAVTLAERVVSSQHARVAHVEMRAEIALPRYTPASAIPTHQFYDVRGVAVVGADFRRSLLGVEAFGITACPCAQSMVAEQSRERLLAEGFSEEQIRRVLDVVPIATHNQRSRGTLLIGGDASLDIPAMVEIVEQSMSSETYDLLKRPDELFVVNKAHRQPRFVEDCVREMLRYSHDALAAAPDDAFVLARQVNFESIHKHDAVAESCAMLGELRRELRGETGVSHTTLEQWLHISKGDVVYRASEASSD, encoded by the coding sequence ATGACGGAATCGCGCCATTTCGTAGCGCTCGCACTCGGTTCCAACTTGGGCGACCGGCAAGGCAACCTTGCCGCTGCGCTGCAACAACTGCGTTCGGCTGTGGATATCTCGCGCATCTCGTCGCTCTATGAAACCGCGCCGGTGGGCTTCGCGCAGCAGCCCGATTTTCTTAACTTGACATGCGTCGGCAGCACTTTGCTCGAGCCGCGGGCACTGCGCGATGCGATGCTGCGCGCCGAGCGTTTTGTGGGCCGCGCAGCGTCGTTCCCGATGGGCCCGCGCGCGATCGACATCGATTTGCTGCTGTACGACGATCTGGTGCTGCGCGAACCGGATCTGACTATTCCGCACCCGCGCATGACCGAGCGCGCCTTCGTGCTGGTGCCGCTCGCCGAGATCGCGCCGGATGTTGTGCACCCGGTCGCTCGCCGCAGCGTTCGCGAGTTGGCGGCCGCGGTGGACAGCGGGGGCGTGCGGCGTTGCGAGGGCGGGTTGGTCGCGCGCATCCGGCACGACATGCAGGCGCAGCGGCCGGAAGTACCGCTGGCGCTGAACCGAGCCGGCGTTTCGGGCGTGAAAAGCGTGCTCAATGTGGCCTTTGCAGGCAGCCGGCAGACGAGCACGGTGGCGACTATCGACGTGTACGCCGACCTCGACGCGCAGCACAGCGGGGTGCACATGTCGCGTTTCTCTCAGGATTTAGAGGACGCACTTGCCGATATCGCGCGGGAACCGGCGAAGGGCATCGATTCATTCGCCGTAACGCTGGCCGAGCGGGTGGTGTCGAGCCAGCATGCGCGCGTGGCCCATGTCGAGATGCGAGCGGAGATCGCGCTGCCGCGCTACACGCCGGCCAGCGCGATTCCCACGCATCAATTCTACGACGTTCGCGGCGTGGCGGTCGTCGGCGCGGACTTTCGACGCAGCTTGCTGGGCGTCGAGGCGTTTGGCATCACGGCCTGCCCGTGCGCGCAATCCATGGTGGCGGAGCAGTCGCGCGAGCGCTTGCTCGCGGAGGGATTCTCGGAAGAACAGATCCGACGGGTTTTGGACGTCGTGCCCATCGCCACGCACAACCAGCGCAGCCGAGGAACGCTTCTCATCGGCGGCGATGCGAGTTTAGACATCCCGGCGATGGTGGAGATCGTGGAGCAATCCATGTCGTCGGAGACCTACGATTTGTTGAAGCGGCCGGATGAGCTCTTCGTGGTCAACAAGGCGCATCGGCAGCCGCGTTTCGTCGAGGATTGCGTGCGTGAGATGCTGCGCTATTCGCACGACGCGCTCGCCGCAGCGCCGGACGATGCGTTCGTGCTCGCGCGTCAGGTGAATTTCGAGAGCATCCACAAGCACGACGCCGTGGCGGAATCGTGCGCCATGCTCGGCGAATTGCGCCGCGAACTGCGCGGCGAGACGGGGGTGTCGCACACCACCCTCGAACAATGGTTGCATATCAGCAAGGGCGATGTAGTGTACCGAGCGAGCGAAGCGAGCTCGGACTAG
- a CDS encoding VOC family protein: protein MERVTGLGGVFFKSRDPKRLYAWYEKHLGIRQPSGSGAEFHWRDAEDGSPGTTAWAIFDESSDYFDPSRAGFMLNYRVDDLDAVLDALRAEGVEIDPKREEYDFGRFAWIMDPDGNRIELWEPKNRG from the coding sequence TTGGAGCGCGTCACGGGACTCGGCGGGGTCTTTTTCAAGTCGAGAGACCCTAAGCGGCTCTACGCATGGTACGAAAAGCACCTCGGGATCAGGCAGCCGTCCGGCTCGGGTGCGGAATTTCACTGGCGCGACGCCGAGGATGGATCGCCGGGCACGACGGCTTGGGCGATCTTCGACGAGAGCAGTGATTATTTCGATCCCAGCCGCGCAGGCTTCATGTTGAACTATCGCGTTGATGATCTCGATGCCGTGCTCGACGCGTTGCGAGCGGAGGGCGTTGAGATCGATCCGAAGCGCGAAGAATACGACTTCGGGCGCTTCGCGTGGATCATGGATCCGGATGGGAATCGGATCGAGTTGTGGGAGCCGAAAAACCGGGGCTGA